The Drosophila innubila isolate TH190305 chromosome 3R unlocalized genomic scaffold, UK_Dinn_1.0 2_E_3R, whole genome shotgun sequence genome has a segment encoding these proteins:
- the LOC117792434 gene encoding putative serine protease K12H4.7, with product MAVENGGMLFYTEHRYYGQSWPHENNSLSVKDLTHLSLEQALADLAHFIRDQKSRNPKLTHSKVVLIGGSYSGSMVAWMTQLYPELFSASWASSAPLMAKSDFYEYMQLVNNSIQLSYGRNCTERLEKGLSHLVELFNSNKTTELLKKLNACENYNANDELDRISFFNGIGNYLALIVQSYRAYIPSLCHKLMTMQSSEEKALQRLLEQLYAADKLCQDFSYQSMLQLFGEHTDQSTGTRAWFYQTCNQFGWYTTTIWANNSSFGGQVPLWYFQRLCRDAFGPGQKPNKLEAGIAQLNEQFGGLDFNQKERYRQVIFTHGQLDPWRAMGQQVGNQAIVLPGYSHVEDLASINVRDTVPMNLAKLRVMSFLRRHMAAI from the exons ATGGCTGTGGAAAATGGAGGCATGTTATTTTACACAGAACATCGATATTATGGACAGAGCTGGCCACATGA aaataacagCCTTTCTGTAAAGGATCTTACACATTTGAGCTTAGAGCAGGCTTTGGCTGATCTGGCGCACTTTATTCGTGATCAAAAGTCGCGAAACCCGAAACTTACACACTCTAAAGTCGTATTAATTGGAGGTTCCTACTCCGGCAGCATGGTAGCCTGGATGACGCAGCTTTATCCCGAACTCTTCTCAGCCAGTTGGGCTTCCAGTGCTCCCTTGATGGCCAAATCGGATTTCTATG AATACATGCAATTGGTTAACAATTCAATTCAGCTGAGTTATGGTCGCAATTGTACAGAGCGTTTAGAGAAAGGTCTTAGCCATCTGGTTGAATTGTTCAATTCGAACAAAACGACAGAGCtacttaaaaaactaaatgccTGTGAGAACTATAATGCAAATGATGAACTGGACCGCATTTCCTTCTTTAATGGAATCGGCAATTACTTGGCATTGATTGTCCAGAGTTACAG GGCGTACATACCGAGTCTTTGCCATAAACTTATGACGATGCAGTCAAGCGAGGAGAAAGCCTTGCAACGCTTACTGGAGCAGCTCTATGCGGCCGACAAACTTTGCCAGGATTTTAGCTACCAGTCCATGCTTCAACTTTTCGGCGAGCATACAGATCAAAGTACTGGCA CACGCGCTTGGTTCTATCAGACGTGCAATCAATTTGGCTGGTATACCACAACAATCTGGGCCAATAATTCCTCGTTTGGTGGTCAGGTGCCTTTGTGGTATTTCCAACGCCTTTGCCGCGATGCATTTGGACCTGGCCAAAAGCCGAACAAGCTGGAGGCTGGCATTGCACAGCTGAATGAACAATTTGGTGGACTTGACTTCAATCAGAAAGAACGTTATCGTCAGGTTATCTTCACACATGGCCAGCTGGATCCCTGGCGTGCCATGGGACAACAGGTTGGCAATCAGGCCATAGTTTTGCCAG GATATTCGCATGTGGAGGACTTGGCCAGCATCAATGTGAGGGACACTGTGCCCATGAACCTGGCCAAGTTGCGGGTCATGTCCTTCCTTCGGCGTCACATGGCAGCCATATAA